A portion of the Perognathus longimembris pacificus isolate PPM17 chromosome 20, ASM2315922v1, whole genome shotgun sequence genome contains these proteins:
- the Sertad3 gene encoding SERTA domain-containing protein 3, whose protein sequence is MVGGLKRKHSDLDEEEEEKKWDCSPARLQSYHQALLRISLDKVQRSLGPRAPSLRRHVLIHNTLQQLQAAIHLSPAPTLPPEPLFLGEEDFSLSTTIGSILRELETSMETESPQIPVAAPGLQNEGLAQPGPVFLEALSSRYLGDSGLDDFFMDIDTSGVEKEPALAAPEPSHNLFCAPGSWEWNELDHIMEIILGS, encoded by the coding sequence ATGGTGGGAGGCTTAAAGAGGAAACACTCGGACttagatgaggaagaggaggaaaagaagtggGACTGCAGTCCAGCCCGCCTTCAGAGCTACCACCAGGCCTTGCTCCGAATCTCCTTAGACAAAGTCCAGCGCAGCCTGGGGCCCCGAGCCCCCAGCCTCCGTAGGCATGTCCTCATCCACAACACCCTGCAACAACTCCAGGCTGCCATTCATCTGTCCCCAGCTCCCACCCTACCCCCTGAGCCCCTCTTTCTGGGCGAAGAAGATTTCTCCCTTTCCACCACCATAGGCTCCATCCTCAGGGAGCTGGAGACATCCATGGAGACAGAATCGCCTCAGATTCCAGTGGCCGCCCCAGGCCTTCAGAATGAAGGGCTGGCCCAGCCTGGGCCAGTCTTCTTAGAAGCTTTGAGCTCCAGGTACCTGGGGGACTCTGGGCTGGATGACTTCTTCATGGACATTGACACATCTGGAGTGGAGAAGGAACCTGCACTGGCTGCCCCAGAACCTTCACACAACCTCTTCTGTGCCCCTGGGTCCTGGGAGTGGAATGAACTAGACCACATTATGGAAATCATTCTGGGGTCCTAA